A segment of the Streptomyces sp. NBC_00376 genome:
TTGCACTCCGGAGCTTCGGCATGTTTGTTTCCACAGCCGACGTGGGTATGGCCACAAGCGAGCCGGGCGCCGTGCCCTGACTCGACGGGGCCCTTTCCGTGACACCCGGTCGAAGTCGGACAAGCCGCACCGGCGCTCGGGATCGGCTGCGCAAGATCGCGAGCAACGTATCGGGGGTATCACCGATGAAGCCAACGCATCGGTGCGTCGGGACGTAATCCGGACAGGCTGCGCCAGAAATTCGGCCACACGGCGGCCGTATCCAGCCACGCCATGACTGAAACCGGACATGCCGCGGCGCCCGACGACATACCGTGAATACGGTTGTCAGCGGGCACCGCGGCACATTGATTACGACCGGAGCGAGCCGGTTCAGGACGCGAGAACCTCGTCGAGCAGAGCCTCGGCCTTGTCTTCGTTCGTGTTCTCCGCGAGAGCGAGCTCGCTCACCAGAATCTGGCGAGCCTTGGCGAGCATGCGCTTCTCACCTGCGGAGAGTCCACGCTCGCGCTCACGACGCCACAGGTCGCGAACCACTTCGGCGACCTTGATGACATCGCCGGAGGCGAGCTTCTCGAGATTTGCCTTGTAGCGCCGGGACCAGTTCGTCGGCTCTTCTGCGTACGGCGCGCGAAGCACCTCGAAGACCCGGTCCAGCCCCTCCTGCCCGACCACGTCGCGCACACCCACGAACTCCGCATTGTCCGCCGGCACACGAACCGTCAAGTCGCCCTGGGCGACCTTGAGCACCAAGTAGGTCTTGTCCACGCCTTTGATCTGGCGAGTTTCGATAGCCTCGATCAGCGCGGCCCCGTGATGGGGATAGACCACGGTGTCGCCAACCTTGAACGTCATGTGACAGGTACCCCTTCCGTGGCTATCAAGAGTAACACGAGAACTGCTTCTCCTGAATGGCGTTTTCGCAGGTCAGGGCATATCTCGGGGCTTGACAACAGCGACACGCACGTGCTGCGGAAGGTTCACCGGGGGCGGAATTCGCAGGTCGGAGCCGTTGTGCGGGTGGGACGAAACGCACACCTTGCACGCATCCGAACCACCCTCCGAAGGGGATGAACGTCCTGTTTTGTCGGGTTCCAGATGATGAACTTTCCGTACTCCGTTCGGAGATCGATCACCCGTACGGAGGTAAGTACCGTTGATCAATGGAATTGATCAACGGCGCGGCGCGATCGGTTATGCGCACGGAATGCGCCACGCTCCATGAATTGATCACCGGCGATATGTGAACGGCATGTGACGGGCCGTTTCGGCGGCTGCCGGGCCCGCAAACCTTTGCCGGAAGCGGGCCGCCGAACGGTATGACCGCGGGAAGTGCCCGCGAGCGCCGGGGCGACCGAGATCGTCCTCAGGGGCGGGTCGGGTGCGGGGCCGGGCGGGCGGCTCGGTAGCCTAAGGCCGCTGACACACCCTTAGGGCGGCTTTACGTCGCTCCCCACCCGTCCGCAGTCCGAACGTTCAAGGAGTTGCCGCCGCCGTGAGCCGCAGCCTTCGACACGGCGCTCTCGCCGCCACAGCCATCGTGTTCTCGATCGCCTCGCTCGCCGCGTGCGGCGCGGGCAATGACGCCGCGACGCTCAAGGTCAGGCCGGACACTGCTGCCACCACCATCGGTGACATCAGCATCCAGAACGCGAACGTCGTCACCCAGCCCGAGCTCACCGCCCAGGGCCCGGCCGTCGTCGCCGCGACGCTGTTCAACAACGGCACGAAGCCGCAGACCCTGGAAGCCATCACGCTGCCGGGTTCGAGCGCCTCGGTCCAGCTGCACGCCGCCAAGGGCGCCGGACCGGTCGTCGTCCCGGCCGGCGGCTCGGTGCTCCTGGGCGGCGAGGGCAACGCCTCCGCCGTCATCGAGAACGGCAGCGAGGCCGCCCAGGCGGGCAATGTGCAGCAGGTCGTCTTCAAGTTCAGCTCGGCGGGCGAGGTCCCGCTCGGCGCGTTCGTCGTGCCGGCGAAGAGCTACTTCACGGGCTACGGCCCGAGCACGCTGCCCGAGACCCCGGAGAAGTCGGCGGAGGCCACGCCGACCGGTTCCGCCACGGCCCCCGCCGCCGGGTCGGAGGGCGACAGCGCCTCGGATTCGGAGAGCGGCGCGGACACGCAGACCGACTGACCTGCCGACCGCAGACCGACTGGCCTGCAGCTCCATGACGCAAGCCCGCTGACGGCGGAGGGCGCCCCCCGGATGGGGGGCGCCCTCCGCCGTCGGCACATCAGGCGGTCTACGGCTCGAACTTGTACCCCAGGCCGCGCACCGTCACCAGGAAGCGTGGTGCGCCCGGGTCGGGCTCGATCTTGGCGCGCAGGCGCTTGACGTGGACGTCGAGGGTCTTGGTGTCACCCACGTAGTCCGCGCCCCACACCCGGTCGATCAGCTGCATGCGGGTCAGCACCCGGCCCGCGTTGCGCAGCAGCATCTCCAGCAGGTCGAACTCCTTGAGCGGGAGGTCGACCTTGCCACCGGCGACGGTGACGACGTGACGGTCCACGTCCATCCGCACCGGGCCCGCCTCCAGGGCGGCCGGG
Coding sequences within it:
- a CDS encoding CarD family transcriptional regulator — its product is MTFKVGDTVVYPHHGAALIEAIETRQIKGVDKTYLVLKVAQGDLTVRVPADNAEFVGVRDVVGQEGLDRVFEVLRAPYAEEPTNWSRRYKANLEKLASGDVIKVAEVVRDLWRRERERGLSAGEKRMLAKARQILVSELALAENTNEDKAEALLDEVLAS
- a CDS encoding DUF461 domain-containing protein, which translates into the protein MSRSLRHGALAATAIVFSIASLAACGAGNDAATLKVRPDTAATTIGDISIQNANVVTQPELTAQGPAVVAATLFNNGTKPQTLEAITLPGSSASVQLHAAKGAGPVVVPAGGSVLLGGEGNASAVIENGSEAAQAGNVQQVVFKFSSAGEVPLGAFVVPAKSYFTGYGPSTLPETPEKSAEATPTGSATAPAAGSEGDSASDSESGADTQTD